Proteins encoded within one genomic window of Syntrophorhabdales bacterium:
- the secG gene encoding preprotein translocase subunit SecG, whose amino-acid sequence MLTVIAIIHFLVSIALIFVVLLQTGRGSEIGAAFGSGASQTLFGSSGTTGFMTKITTAAVVIFMLTSLLLAYFYSHREYVVRAPASQTEERLPAKAPTAPPAQAPAPGK is encoded by the coding sequence ATGCTGACTGTCATTGCAATAATACACTTTCTCGTTTCAATAGCCTTGATTTTTGTGGTGCTCCTGCAGACCGGCAGGGGGTCGGAAATCGGGGCGGCGTTCGGTTCCGGGGCAAGCCAGACACTCTTCGGAAGCTCAGGCACGACAGGCTTTATGACCAAGATTACGACCGCCGCTGTGGTTATCTTCATGCTGACAAGCCTGCTGCTCGCCTATTTTTACAGTCACAGGGAGTACGTGGTGAGAGCCCCGGCAAGCCAGACTGAGGAGAGGCTGCCGGCCAAGGCTCCAACTGCTCCTCCTGCGCAAGCGCCCGCACCAGGGAAATAG
- a CDS encoding phosphoglycerate kinase, which translates to MKTLEELDLKGKRVFVRVDFNVPTDDQGNITDDTRIRAHLPTIAYITEKRGKAILASHLGRPKGKRNEKYTLRPVAKKLSDLLFKGVTFVDDCIGEKVQSAVAAMKEGDVLLLENLRFYPGEEKNDKEFSRELAKLCDVYVDDAFATAHRGHASNAGITEFVSTCAVGMLLKSELDYLKRATDNPVRPMVAIIGGAKVSDKIGVLEKLIDRVDKLIVGGGMAFTFLKALGYEVGKSLCETDMLDVAKKILEKARAKKVKFYLPVDCVLAEQPSADAATKQLPVEEIPPLLAGYDIGPATSTLFSEALQDAKTIVWNGPMGMFEVAPFRTGTFALAASVAATDALTIVGGGDTDTAVHQAGVANRISYISTGGGAFLELLEGKPMPAIEALERRGGGA; encoded by the coding sequence ATGAAGACACTGGAAGAGCTTGATTTGAAGGGAAAGAGGGTGTTTGTGCGCGTTGACTTCAACGTGCCTACTGACGATCAAGGCAATATAACGGATGATACGCGGATCCGTGCTCATCTGCCGACTATCGCTTACATAACCGAGAAACGCGGGAAAGCCATCCTCGCCTCGCACCTCGGACGGCCAAAAGGAAAACGAAACGAAAAATATACACTCAGGCCTGTTGCAAAAAAATTGAGCGATCTTCTCTTCAAAGGTGTAACGTTCGTGGATGACTGCATCGGGGAAAAAGTGCAAAGTGCCGTGGCTGCTATGAAGGAAGGAGATGTGCTGCTCCTCGAGAATCTCAGGTTTTATCCGGGAGAAGAGAAAAACGACAAAGAGTTTTCCCGCGAACTCGCGAAATTGTGCGACGTCTATGTTGACGACGCCTTCGCAACGGCGCACAGGGGTCATGCATCTAACGCGGGTATTACTGAGTTTGTCAGCACGTGCGCTGTGGGAATGCTGCTCAAAAGTGAACTCGATTACCTGAAGCGCGCCACAGATAATCCGGTTAGACCGATGGTGGCCATAATCGGCGGCGCGAAGGTATCAGACAAAATCGGCGTCCTGGAGAAACTGATCGATAGGGTAGACAAATTGATTGTCGGCGGTGGTATGGCCTTCACCTTCCTGAAAGCTCTCGGCTACGAGGTAGGAAAATCCCTTTGCGAAACAGATATGCTCGACGTCGCCAAGAAGATCCTCGAAAAAGCAAGGGCCAAGAAAGTGAAATTCTACCTTCCCGTTGATTGTGTGCTGGCGGAGCAGCCGTCAGCCGATGCAGCGACCAAGCAGTTGCCTGTCGAGGAAATCCCTCCTCTGCTTGCAGGCTACGATATCGGCCCGGCGACTTCAACTCTCTTCTCGGAAGCTTTGCAAGATGCAAAAACGATAGTCTGGAACGGCCCGATGGGTATGTTTGAAGTAGCCCCCTTCCGCACGGGGACATTCGCTCTGGCGGCTTCCGTGGCGGCCACCGATGCACTTACGATCGTTGGAGGCGGTGATACGGATACCGCCGTGCACCAGGCTGGAGTGGCCAACAGAATATCGTATATATCGACAGGCGGTGGAGCATTCCTTGAATTGCTCGAAGGCAAGCCGATGCCGGCGATAGAAGCGCTTGAAAGGCGCGGAGGTGGAGCTTGA
- the tpiA gene encoding triose-phosphate isomerase yields MRPWMVAGNWKMHNTVKEAVALASSVKEGSAGLKGGTVVVAPVFTALAAVADVVRGSHVKLAAQNVFYEEKGAYTGEVAPGMLLDVGCEYVIIGHSERRKYFHETDEGVNAKVRKALGVGLTPILCVGETEEEREKGVTEFVVGSQVRKGLYAIESLKGIVIAYEPVWAIGTGKNATPGEAEEVHAFIRTLLKSTYREEADALPILYGGSVTKDNIGDLIGMEDIDGALVGGASLKSDNFLGIIKAAAATQG; encoded by the coding sequence TTGAGGCCGTGGATGGTAGCGGGCAATTGGAAGATGCATAATACGGTCAAAGAAGCGGTGGCTCTCGCCTCAAGCGTCAAAGAGGGGAGCGCCGGACTTAAGGGCGGCACCGTTGTAGTTGCTCCGGTCTTCACTGCGCTTGCGGCTGTTGCCGACGTGGTCAGGGGATCCCATGTAAAACTGGCTGCTCAGAACGTCTTTTACGAAGAGAAGGGTGCGTATACCGGTGAAGTTGCTCCCGGAATGCTCCTGGACGTTGGATGCGAGTACGTGATCATCGGCCATTCGGAGCGCAGGAAGTATTTCCACGAAACTGACGAAGGGGTCAATGCCAAGGTGAGGAAGGCATTGGGCGTTGGACTCACACCGATTCTCTGTGTCGGAGAGACAGAAGAGGAGCGGGAAAAGGGCGTCACAGAATTCGTCGTGGGATCGCAAGTGCGCAAAGGTCTTTACGCTATTGAGAGCCTGAAAGGCATTGTAATCGCGTATGAACCTGTCTGGGCAATCGGGACAGGAAAGAACGCTACTCCCGGGGAAGCCGAGGAAGTGCACGCTTTTATCCGCACTCTATTAAAAAGCACATACAGGGAAGAGGCTGACGCTCTGCCGATTCTCTATGGAGGCAGCGTCACGAAGGATAACATTGGCGACCTGATCGGGATGGAAGACATAGACGGAGCGCTGGTGGGCGGCGCCTCCTTGAAGTCAGACAACTTTCTGGGTATAATAAAGGCCGCTGCTGCGACACAGGGATAA
- the pgsA gene encoding CDP-diacylglycerol--glycerol-3-phosphate 3-phosphatidyltransferase: protein MNLPNVLSILRLCLTAFFIVSVTYQRYTEALVLFVAQAVSDLLDGFLARILHKKTDLGAWLDPIADKVMLVSSYLVLGFQEIVPYWVVAIVLSRDLVVAGGFLFLHLFSSRVVPSPSLLGKATTVLQMVTVLYLLWSVTREFQLYFFYAVAGLTLLSGFQYLLLGLTALSRKEIV from the coding sequence ATGAATCTTCCGAATGTACTCTCCATCCTGCGTCTCTGCCTGACGGCCTTCTTTATTGTTTCCGTAACCTACCAGCGCTATACGGAAGCGCTCGTACTCTTTGTTGCCCAGGCGGTGAGCGATCTCCTCGACGGGTTTCTTGCGAGGATACTCCACAAGAAGACAGACCTGGGCGCATGGCTCGATCCTATAGCGGATAAGGTGATGCTTGTCTCTTCGTACCTGGTGCTCGGGTTTCAGGAGATCGTCCCTTACTGGGTTGTTGCCATCGTGCTGTCGCGCGACCTTGTCGTTGCAGGTGGTTTTCTCTTCCTGCATCTCTTTTCCTCTCGGGTTGTACCTTCCCCCAGTTTGCTCGGCAAAGCGACAACCGTGCTTCAGATGGTCACAGTATTATATTTGCTCTGGTCGGTTACGAGAGAATTCCAGCTGTACTTTTTCTACGCAGTGGCAGGCCTGACGTTGTTGTCCGGATTTCAATACCTCTTGCTAGGTCTCACTGCCCTTTCTCGCAAAGAAATCGTTTGA
- the gap gene encoding type I glyceraldehyde-3-phosphate dehydrogenase, translating into MAIRVAINGFGRIGRLVYRAAQKSKDLEIVAVNDLTDAKTLAHLLKYDSVHGTMESDVRWKDCSLVVDGKEVTVLAERDPEKLPWKDLKVDVALESTGHFTDRVGGEKHLKAGAAKVVVSAPAKNPDVSFVLGVNEEVYDKAKHNIISMGSCTTNCLAPIVKVLHKEFGIEHGLMTTIHSYTNDQVILDYPHRDLRRARAAAMSMIPTTTGAARAIGEVIPEMKGKLDGLAIRVPTPNVSVVDLVVNVSKATTKDEVNSAFKRYAEGPMKGILCAVEEELVSCDFNGSTFSSHVDLPTTNVMAGKMVKVLSWYDNEWGFSTRMAETLAYVVR; encoded by the coding sequence ATGGCTATCAGAGTTGCCATAAACGGATTCGGCAGGATAGGCCGGCTTGTGTACAGGGCCGCTCAAAAGAGCAAGGACCTGGAAATCGTGGCGGTTAATGACCTGACCGACGCGAAAACTCTTGCCCACCTGCTCAAGTATGATTCAGTACACGGCACCATGGAGTCTGATGTGCGGTGGAAGGATTGTAGCCTGGTAGTCGATGGGAAGGAGGTCACAGTACTTGCCGAGCGGGACCCGGAAAAGCTTCCCTGGAAAGACCTGAAGGTTGACGTTGCGCTGGAGAGTACGGGCCATTTTACCGACCGGGTCGGGGGCGAGAAACACCTGAAAGCGGGAGCGGCCAAGGTTGTTGTTTCTGCGCCAGCCAAGAATCCCGACGTGTCATTTGTCCTCGGCGTGAATGAAGAGGTGTACGATAAGGCAAAGCACAATATCATCTCCATGGGGTCATGTACTACGAACTGCCTGGCCCCTATCGTCAAGGTGCTTCACAAAGAGTTCGGTATAGAGCACGGTCTTATGACAACCATTCACTCCTACACCAATGACCAGGTCATTCTTGATTACCCTCACCGGGATTTGCGGCGGGCGCGTGCCGCGGCCATGTCGATGATACCAACAACAACCGGGGCTGCCAGGGCTATCGGCGAGGTAATACCGGAGATGAAAGGAAAGCTTGATGGTCTGGCTATAAGAGTCCCCACGCCGAATGTCTCTGTGGTTGATCTCGTAGTAAACGTGTCCAAGGCCACGACAAAAGACGAGGTGAACAGTGCATTTAAAAGGTACGCTGAGGGACCCATGAAGGGCATCCTTTGCGCTGTCGAGGAAGAGCTGGTATCATGCGATTTCAACGGCAGCACTTTCTCTTCGCATGTCGACCTCCCTACTACCAATGTCATGGCCGGAAAGATGGTCAAAGTGCTTTCCTGGTACGATAACGAGTGGGGCTTTTCCACAAGGATGGCCGAGACCCTTGCCTACGTCGTGAGGTAA